The Desulfitobacterium chlororespirans DSM 11544 genome contains a region encoding:
- a CDS encoding PadR family transcriptional regulator, translating into MTRLLVLGMLDVQPMSGYDIQQALQLTDAERWGGVLIGSIYHALKKMEQEGYVAVTSIEQTGHRQKAVYTMTEAGKTYLQELIKDALKTSSVLYPSTLYSGLSFYEKLGKDECRKALQQQRNTLQEEYDAVKQGLAAKDAAMDHNIPPMVMLVMDNMLSLIKQQQDFVDKALELLDAEN; encoded by the coding sequence TTGACACGGCTACTTGTACTTGGCATGTTGGACGTTCAGCCAATGTCCGGCTACGATATTCAGCAGGCATTGCAGCTGACAGATGCGGAACGCTGGGGCGGTGTGTTGATTGGTTCTATCTATCATGCGCTGAAAAAAATGGAGCAAGAAGGCTATGTTGCCGTTACCAGCATAGAACAGACAGGGCACCGTCAAAAGGCGGTTTATACAATGACTGAGGCCGGAAAAACCTATCTTCAGGAACTCATTAAAGATGCACTCAAAACGTCTTCCGTACTTTATCCCTCAACCCTTTATTCCGGACTATCCTTTTATGAGAAGCTGGGAAAGGATGAATGTCGGAAAGCCCTGCAACAGCAACGCAACACATTACAAGAAGAGTATGATGCCGTAAAGCAAGGCCTGGCGGCCAAAGACGCAGCCATGGATCATAACATTCCGCCCATGGTCATGCTGGTGATGGATAACATGCTTTCCCTGATCAAGCAGCAGCAGGACTTTGTTGATAAGGCGCTGGAACTTTTAGATGCTGAGAATTAA
- a CDS encoding ABC transporter ATP-binding protein, with translation MNLIEAKGLRKRFRNREVVKGIDMEIQQGEILALIGTNGADKSTTLAMLLGILPTDAGKITRWRDDYRAHVGVQLQATPFFEGYTAEENLRLFAALYHVKLDKKQIDAKLAECNLQEARKTLASRLSGGQQKRLAIAVTTIHKPDLIILDEPASGLDPRARQEIRTMIQQLAKNKVTVLFSSHDMEEVSRIANRIILMHDGRIIVQGRPDRLLEQYHAENLDDLYLELTDTVPGKETQL, from the coding sequence ATGAATTTAATTGAGGCGAAAGGTCTACGCAAACGCTTTCGCAACCGCGAAGTTGTGAAAGGGATTGACATGGAGATTCAGCAGGGTGAAATTCTCGCTCTGATCGGCACAAACGGGGCCGACAAATCAACCACCCTGGCCATGCTCCTGGGAATATTGCCAACCGATGCCGGGAAGATCACGCGCTGGAGAGATGATTACCGGGCCCATGTGGGTGTTCAGCTTCAAGCCACCCCTTTTTTTGAGGGTTATACAGCCGAAGAAAATTTGCGGCTGTTTGCGGCATTGTATCATGTAAAGCTTGATAAGAAGCAAATAGACGCAAAATTGGCAGAATGCAATTTGCAGGAGGCCAGAAAAACCCTGGCCTCCCGTTTGTCCGGCGGGCAACAAAAAAGGCTGGCGATTGCTGTCACGACGATCCACAAGCCGGATTTAATCATACTTGACGAACCGGCCTCAGGGCTTGATCCCCGTGCCCGGCAGGAAATAAGAACGATGATTCAGCAACTGGCGAAAAACAAAGTGACTGTGCTTTTTTCTTCTCATGATATGGAGGAAGTATCCCGTATCGCCAACCGGATCATTTTGATGCACGACGGGCGAATCATCGTTCAAGGCCGGCCGGATCGTCTTTTAGAGCAGTATCATGCGGAAAATCTTGATGATTTGTATCTTGAGTTGACGGATACTGTGCCAGGAAAGGAGACACAACTATGA
- a CDS encoding sensor domain-containing diguanylate cyclase, protein MTTIIIGSILCAVMILFYLLSLDKISDIYIGETQKTVYSLKKSFLANTVDNLIAMIDHRREARAKAMEKFVNRTAIAIDLKMGLADAEFKEFLISFFRDNPDYSFMPVIVWDTKGDKVIYDSQNLAGSTWESTLEQVVPGLCAYKVLTHGEKNILFGVSKTYMEELIKTEIADIIRNSTFEGNTYIWVNEILNYEGGPDYAIRRVHPNLLETEGTYLSTEMRDIKGNQPYLTELEGIKKDGELYFEYYFKELNSEKVSLKLTYAKLYKDYDWVIAMGVYQDDIQAYINETNEKSQSLASRLTLLLVLLFVAILILSFFLMVLIEKRHYRKSRKLLESEMNQDPLTKAGNRRSGTQELNAAFKEYQASGYSPGIMIYDLDSFKSINDQYGHSVGDLVLIEVVKAISGMIRSSDKIIRWGGDEFVVIFYGLQEKNALVFGERILDKVSDLKILAAEGEEIGITLSIGFSFFKETDEDFAEVLKRADQALYLSKSKGRNQVNIIL, encoded by the coding sequence TTGACCACAATTATAATCGGCAGCATTTTGTGTGCCGTGATGATCCTGTTCTATTTGCTTTCTCTGGATAAAATCAGCGATATTTACATTGGCGAGACTCAGAAAACGGTCTACAGTTTAAAAAAGAGCTTTCTGGCCAACACCGTGGATAACCTGATCGCCATGATTGATCATCGAAGAGAGGCCAGGGCGAAAGCCATGGAGAAATTTGTGAACAGAACGGCGATCGCTATCGATCTGAAAATGGGCCTTGCCGACGCTGAATTCAAAGAGTTCCTGATTTCCTTTTTCAGGGATAACCCGGATTATAGCTTTATGCCTGTCATAGTATGGGATACCAAGGGAGACAAGGTCATTTATGATTCTCAGAATCTGGCGGGATCCACCTGGGAGAGCACTCTTGAGCAGGTAGTTCCCGGTCTGTGCGCCTATAAAGTCCTGACCCATGGGGAGAAAAACATTCTTTTTGGTGTCAGCAAAACCTACATGGAAGAGCTGATTAAGACAGAAATAGCCGATATTATCAGGAACTCAACCTTTGAAGGCAACACCTACATCTGGGTCAATGAGATCCTCAATTACGAAGGGGGGCCCGATTATGCTATCAGGAGGGTTCATCCCAATCTGCTGGAAACGGAGGGCACTTATCTCTCCACGGAGATGAGGGATATTAAAGGCAACCAGCCTTATTTGACCGAGCTTGAGGGGATAAAAAAGGATGGGGAGCTGTATTTTGAGTACTATTTTAAGGAACTGAACAGTGAAAAGGTCTCCCTGAAGCTGACCTATGCCAAACTCTATAAAGATTATGACTGGGTCATCGCCATGGGAGTCTACCAGGATGATATTCAAGCCTATATCAATGAGACCAATGAAAAAAGCCAGTCCCTGGCGTCCCGGCTTACCCTGCTTTTGGTTCTGCTGTTTGTAGCTATTCTTATCCTCAGCTTTTTCCTGATGGTGCTGATTGAGAAGAGGCACTATCGGAAATCGAGAAAACTCCTGGAATCGGAGATGAACCAGGATCCCCTGACCAAGGCCGGCAACCGCAGGAGCGGGACTCAGGAGCTGAATGCGGCCTTTAAGGAGTATCAGGCCAGCGGCTACAGTCCCGGGATTATGATCTATGACCTGGATTCCTTTAAGAGCATCAATGATCAGTATGGGCATTCTGTGGGGGATCTGGTTTTGATCGAGGTCGTCAAGGCTATCAGCGGGATGATCCGGAGTTCGGATAAAATTATCCGCTGGGGCGGGGATGAGTTCGTGGTGATCTTCTACGGGCTCCAGGAGAAAAACGCCTTGGTCTTTGGGGAGAGAATCCTGGACAAGGTGTCCGATCTGAAAATCCTGGCTGCCGAGGGGGAGGAGATCGGGATCACCCTCTCCATCGGATTTTCCTTTTTCAAAGAAACCGATGAGGACTTTGCCGAGGTGCTGAAGCGGGCCGATCAAGCCCTGTATTTATCCAAATCCAAGGGGCGCAATCAGGTCAATATCATCCTTTAG